In the Sarcophilus harrisii chromosome 3, mSarHar1.11, whole genome shotgun sequence genome, one interval contains:
- the LOC111720001 gene encoding F-box only protein 36-like, translating to MTSLLLDILYETYSQAPPPSKDFHLFTITKTEIIWKSWSITLRTGPRVAFPRETRRLHEEFVMNEQQQILICLNFPLCFSEQLQRVFGKNVLEYALNLCYGHYDFLVRMPDNLLIHIFSFLDLDDIRQLSKTCKKFQKMCNSEEFWEKIKTLQNKSDFDIKRVGLMVYKKLINFHQNNNYQRQPKQRRQTAFF from the exons ATGACTTCGCTTCTCTTGGACATTCTATATGAAACCTACAGCCAGGCTCCTCCTCCTAGCAAGGATTTCCATctttttaccatcacaaaaactgag ATTATCTGGAAGTCATGGAGCATAACTTTACGAACTGGGCCAAGAGTAGCCTTTCCTCGAGAAACAAGGAGGCTACATGAAGAATTTGTGATGAATGAGCAGCAACAGA TCTTGATATGtcttaattttcctctttgcttttcaGAACAGTTGCAAAGGGTGTTTGGCAAGAATGTGCTAGAATATGCTTTGAATTTATGTTACGGGCATTATGATTTTTTAGTTCGAATGCCTGACAATCTACTCATACACATCTTCTCTTTCTTGGATTTGGATGACATTAGACAGCTGTCAAAAACCTGCAAAAAATTCCAAAAG atgtgTAACAGTGAAGAATTCTGGGAGAAGATTAAAACACTGCAAAACAAAAGTGATTTTGACATAAAGAGAGTAGGGCTAATGGTTTATAAGAAATTGATAAATTTCCATCAAAATAACAACTATCAAAGGCAGCCTAAGCAGAGGAGACAAACTGCATTCTTCTAA